From Streptomyces sp. NBC_00775, one genomic window encodes:
- the der gene encoding ribosome biogenesis GTPase Der: protein MNDHIQPDGSAGPAEHEHGALGDAEYAEFMELAAEEGFDIEDVEGAIEEAGHGPLPVLAVVGRPNVGKSTLVNRIIGRREAVVEDKPGVTRDRVTYEAEWAGRRFKLVDTGGWEQDVLGIDASVAAQAEYAIEAADAVVFVVDAKVGATDTDEAVVRLLRKAGKPVVLCANKVDGPSGEADASYLWSLGLGEPHPVSALHGRGTGDMLDAVLEALPEAPAQTFGTAVGGPRRIALIGRPNVGKSSLLNKVANEERVVVNEIAGTTRDPVDELIELGGITWKFVDTAGIRKRVHLQQGADYYASLRTAAAVEKAEVAVILIDASENISVQDQRIVTMAVEAGRAIVLAFNKWDTLDEERRYYLEREIETELLQVAWAPRVNVSARTGRHMEKLVPAIEAALDGWETRVPTGRLNAFLGELVAAHPHPVRGGKQPRILFGTQAGTKPPRFVLFASGFIEHGYRRFIERRLREEFSFEGTPIHISVRVREKRGAKKK from the coding sequence ATGAACGACCACATCCAGCCCGACGGCTCGGCCGGCCCGGCCGAGCACGAGCACGGGGCGCTTGGCGATGCCGAGTACGCGGAGTTCATGGAGCTCGCCGCGGAAGAGGGCTTCGACATCGAGGACGTCGAGGGCGCGATCGAGGAGGCGGGCCACGGCCCGCTGCCCGTCCTCGCCGTCGTCGGCCGTCCGAACGTCGGCAAGTCGACCCTGGTGAACCGCATCATCGGCCGCCGCGAGGCCGTCGTCGAGGACAAGCCCGGCGTCACCCGTGACCGCGTCACCTACGAGGCCGAGTGGGCGGGCCGCCGCTTCAAGCTCGTCGACACCGGCGGCTGGGAGCAGGACGTCCTCGGCATCGACGCGTCCGTGGCCGCGCAGGCCGAGTACGCGATCGAGGCGGCCGACGCGGTCGTCTTCGTCGTGGACGCCAAGGTCGGCGCGACCGACACCGACGAGGCGGTCGTACGACTCCTGCGCAAGGCCGGCAAGCCAGTCGTCCTGTGCGCCAACAAGGTCGACGGCCCGAGCGGCGAGGCCGACGCCTCGTACCTCTGGTCGCTCGGTCTCGGCGAGCCGCACCCCGTCTCCGCGCTGCACGGCCGTGGCACCGGCGACATGCTGGACGCCGTCCTGGAGGCGCTGCCCGAGGCCCCGGCGCAGACCTTCGGCACCGCGGTGGGCGGCCCCCGCCGTATCGCCCTCATCGGCCGCCCGAACGTCGGCAAGTCCTCGCTGCTGAACAAGGTGGCCAACGAGGAGCGTGTGGTCGTCAACGAGATCGCGGGCACCACCCGTGACCCGGTCGACGAGCTCATCGAACTCGGCGGGATCACCTGGAAGTTCGTCGACACGGCGGGCATCCGCAAGCGCGTCCACCTCCAGCAGGGCGCCGACTACTACGCCTCGCTGCGTACCGCCGCCGCCGTCGAGAAGGCGGAGGTCGCGGTCATCCTGATCGACGCCTCCGAGAACATCTCGGTCCAGGACCAGCGCATCGTCACGATGGCCGTCGAGGCGGGCCGTGCGATCGTCCTCGCCTTCAACAAGTGGGACACCCTCGACGAGGAGCGCCGCTACTACCTGGAGCGGGAGATCGAGACCGAGCTCCTCCAGGTGGCGTGGGCGCCCCGCGTCAACGTCTCGGCGCGCACCGGCCGGCACATGGAGAAGCTCGTCCCGGCGATCGAGGCGGCCCTGGACGGCTGGGAGACCCGCGTCCCGACCGGCCGGCTGAACGCCTTCCTCGGCGAGCTGGTCGCCGCCCACCCGCACCCGGTCCGCGGCGGCAAGCAGCCCCGCATCCTCTTCGGTACGCAGGCGGGCACCAAGCCCCCGCGCTTCGTCCTCTTCGCCTCCGGCTTCATCGAGCACGGCTACCGTCGCTTCATCGAGCGCCGGCTGCGTGAGGAGTTCAGCTTCGAGGGCACGCCGATCCACATCTCGGTGCGGGTGCGCGAGAAGCGCGGCGCCAAGAAGAAGTAG
- a CDS encoding transglycosylase family protein has protein sequence MSACAENTQNTHKARTTTKARTAAVLAGAALLAPLGLLAATGDAAAADSGVWDRIAKCESGGNWHINTGNGYYGGLQFSAGTWRAYGGTAYASTADKASRAAQIAVATKVQNAQGWGAWPTCSARAGAYGNAPASSGAATAGGTAVTRSTPKSAPSKSKPSKTPARPSGHTNRDASRGDYTVRGGDTLSGIAARHGTTWRKIYAANRAVIGGDPDLIVPGQRLDL, from the coding sequence ATGTCCGCATGTGCCGAGAACACTCAGAACACGCATAAGGCTCGTACGACGACCAAGGCTCGTACGGCGGCGGTCCTCGCCGGGGCGGCACTGCTCGCCCCGCTCGGACTGCTCGCCGCGACCGGCGACGCCGCCGCGGCCGACAGTGGAGTGTGGGACCGCATCGCGAAGTGCGAGAGCGGCGGGAACTGGCACATCAACACCGGCAACGGCTACTACGGAGGACTCCAGTTCTCCGCCGGCACCTGGCGCGCGTACGGCGGCACCGCCTACGCGTCGACCGCCGACAAGGCCTCCAGGGCCGCGCAGATCGCCGTCGCCACCAAGGTCCAGAACGCACAGGGATGGGGCGCGTGGCCCACCTGTTCGGCGCGCGCCGGAGCGTACGGAAACGCGCCCGCGTCCTCGGGCGCCGCGACGGCCGGAGGAACGGCCGTCACGAGGTCGACGCCCAAGTCGGCCCCGTCGAAGTCGAAGCCGTCGAAGACGCCGGCACGACCGTCGGGTCACACCAACCGTGACGCTTCCCGCGGCGACTACACCGTCCGTGGCGGCGACACGCTGAGCGGTATCGCCGCGCGGCACGGGACCACCTGGCGGAAGATCTACGCCGCCAACCGGGCCGTCATCGGCGGTGATCCCGACCTGATCGTGCCCGGGCAGCGGCTCGACCTCTGA
- a CDS encoding ATP-binding cassette domain-containing protein, with translation MSIALRHARVRYGPLEALHGVTLVAPGPGLTVLLGRNGSGRTTALRALAGTVPLSGGAVVWDGADVTRVPAYERARRGLCLVPERRAVFGSLTVRENLELASAGFAAALDAYPQLEPLLPRRAGTLSGGEQRMLALSRALLARARVVLVDEPAQGMSPTVAARTYELLGGLDACVVVAEQRLPPGLHERPGRTTYVHELRRGTVVFSGEAAEVARATTGATGATGATEPGAGRTGRGPNGGHRPNPSG, from the coding sequence ATGAGCATCGCCCTGCGCCACGCGCGCGTGCGCTACGGCCCCCTGGAGGCCCTGCACGGCGTGACCCTCGTCGCCCCGGGCCCCGGCCTCACCGTGCTGCTGGGCCGCAACGGCTCCGGCCGTACGACCGCGCTGCGCGCCCTCGCGGGAACCGTGCCACTGTCCGGCGGCGCCGTCGTCTGGGACGGCGCCGACGTGACCCGCGTGCCCGCGTACGAGCGCGCCCGGCGCGGACTGTGCCTCGTCCCGGAGCGCCGGGCCGTCTTCGGCTCGCTCACGGTCCGCGAGAACCTGGAGCTCGCCTCGGCCGGCTTCGCCGCCGCCCTCGATGCCTACCCGCAGCTGGAACCTCTCCTCCCCCGCCGCGCCGGCACCCTCTCCGGCGGCGAACAGCGCATGCTCGCCCTCTCCCGCGCCCTGCTGGCACGCGCGCGCGTGGTGCTCGTCGACGAGCCCGCGCAGGGCATGTCGCCGACGGTCGCGGCACGGACGTACGAGCTGCTCGGCGGCCTCGACGCATGCGTGGTGGTCGCGGAACAGCGGCTGCCGCCGGGCCTGCACGAGAGGCCCGGGCGGACGACGTACGTCCATGAACTGCGCCGCGGCACGGTCGTGTTCAGCGGAGAGGCGGCCGAGGTCGCCCGGGCGACGACGGGAGCGACGGGAGCGACGGGAGCGACGGAGCCAGGGGCGGGCCGAACAGGACGAGGTCCGAACGGCGGGCACCGGCCGAACCCTTCGGGATGA
- a CDS encoding ABC transporter permease subunit encodes MSSLTYDLTLAGLSVGGAAALTGIGLIVTHRATGVLNFAHGAIAMVCAYLLRQFTVEWGWPLALGAAVTLLLVAPAIGMALERFVFRPLSVLGSDPAQTLVASIGVFVLLVGGAALVWGTGARADAPTLVSADPWGQLAVAVALAVGVGAVTHWTRFGTELRAVVEDRSLAVLGGIDADRVAAAGWAFGSFTAGLTGVLLAPYVRLDPYGMPLLVMEVMAVAVAARMRSLPVAVVVALGIGVAQSQLTRLHPSGWAEPLLQAVGANLFVVALLIAALVLPGIGTRDALPRTATARVATPPGAWIVAVVLFLLPLGFAGSDLHTSVQVPALGVVLLSLVVVTGRGGQISLGQAAYAGLGALFTALLAAGRFPGLPRLPELAALAVAVLLVAPLGVLTGWPAISRHGLALALATFAVGVGVSRFVFAQPYATSGLALDRPTGFDGDRAYYVLELALLAAALLAANALRRGRTGRALAAMRDHEPGASAAGVRVPALKLTAFVAGAALAALGGGMLGMGLRAFDATAYDPVRGLLWFAAVVVLGADSVLGALAAAALLVGLDAGARGGVAAALIGILAVLVGRFPGGPYEALRTAASRLRLRRRATLTPSGARIRRRLRPAGPRSTPSRTAPAQRSGEPPGRPDNTAPPGRAMPRRSLPPLELTSPQSLSARQLHVTYGGFTALDGVSLDIRPGRVTAVVGPNGAGKSTLFHCLAGTLRPSSGKVLLGGHDITRTAAHARTRSGVARTFQQLAVFPSLTVAENVRVGAEQGRIADPGAVERALRLLGLDGPVRALPAAGLPTGTLRRVELARALAGSPRVLLLDEPAAGLDTGEVSALTRVLRALAADGMALLVVEHDLDLVADLAHTVHVMAAGRIVTSGPADRVLETRPGG; translated from the coding sequence ATGTCGTCGCTGACGTACGACCTCACCCTCGCCGGTCTCTCGGTGGGCGGCGCCGCCGCGCTCACCGGGATCGGACTGATCGTCACCCACCGGGCGACCGGTGTGCTCAACTTCGCGCACGGCGCGATCGCGATGGTGTGCGCGTATCTGCTGCGCCAGTTCACGGTCGAGTGGGGCTGGCCGCTCGCGCTCGGCGCCGCGGTGACGCTGCTGCTGGTGGCTCCGGCGATCGGCATGGCCCTGGAACGCTTCGTCTTCCGCCCGCTCTCCGTCCTGGGCAGTGACCCGGCGCAGACCCTCGTCGCGTCCATCGGCGTCTTCGTGCTGCTGGTCGGCGGGGCCGCACTGGTGTGGGGCACGGGGGCGCGCGCTGACGCGCCGACGCTGGTGTCGGCGGACCCGTGGGGGCAACTGGCGGTGGCCGTCGCGCTGGCCGTCGGCGTGGGGGCCGTGACGCACTGGACCCGCTTCGGCACGGAGCTGCGGGCCGTCGTCGAGGACCGCTCCCTGGCGGTGCTGGGGGGCATCGACGCGGACCGGGTGGCCGCGGCGGGCTGGGCCTTCGGCTCGTTCACGGCGGGCCTCACGGGCGTGCTCCTCGCCCCTTACGTGCGCCTCGACCCGTACGGCATGCCGCTGCTCGTCATGGAGGTGATGGCGGTGGCGGTGGCCGCCCGGATGCGCAGCCTCCCGGTCGCCGTCGTGGTGGCCCTCGGCATCGGGGTCGCGCAGAGCCAGCTGACGCGGCTGCACCCCTCGGGCTGGGCGGAACCCCTGCTCCAGGCGGTCGGCGCGAACCTGTTCGTGGTCGCGCTGCTGATCGCGGCGCTCGTCCTGCCCGGCATCGGCACTCGCGACGCGCTCCCGCGCACGGCGACGGCCCGTGTGGCGACGCCACCGGGGGCCTGGATCGTGGCGGTCGTCCTGTTCCTGCTGCCGCTGGGGTTCGCGGGCTCCGACCTGCATACGTCGGTGCAGGTGCCCGCGCTCGGTGTCGTCCTTCTGTCCCTGGTCGTCGTGACGGGCCGCGGCGGCCAGATCTCGCTCGGGCAGGCGGCGTACGCGGGTCTGGGTGCCCTCTTCACGGCCCTGCTGGCGGCGGGCCGCTTCCCCGGCCTGCCGCGCCTGCCCGAACTGGCCGCGCTCGCGGTGGCCGTGCTCCTGGTCGCCCCGCTCGGTGTCCTGACCGGCTGGCCGGCCATCAGCCGCCACGGCCTGGCCCTCGCGCTGGCCACCTTCGCGGTCGGCGTGGGCGTCAGCCGCTTCGTCTTCGCCCAGCCGTACGCCACCTCGGGGCTGGCCCTCGACCGCCCGACGGGCTTCGACGGGGACCGGGCGTACTACGTACTCGAACTCGCCCTCCTCGCCGCCGCGTTGCTGGCCGCGAACGCCCTGCGCCGAGGCCGAACCGGCCGGGCCCTGGCCGCCATGCGCGACCACGAGCCGGGGGCCTCGGCGGCGGGCGTCCGCGTCCCGGCCCTGAAACTCACCGCGTTCGTCGCGGGCGCCGCCCTGGCCGCGCTCGGCGGCGGCATGCTCGGCATGGGGCTGCGCGCCTTCGACGCCACGGCGTACGACCCCGTGCGCGGGCTGCTCTGGTTCGCGGCCGTCGTCGTCCTCGGCGCCGACAGCGTCCTCGGCGCGCTGGCCGCCGCCGCCCTCCTCGTGGGCCTCGACGCGGGCGCGCGCGGCGGGGTGGCGGCGGCCCTGATCGGCATACTCGCCGTCCTCGTCGGCCGCTTCCCCGGAGGCCCGTACGAAGCACTCCGCACGGCGGCCTCCCGACTGCGACTGCGCCGCCGGGCGACGTTGACCCCGTCGGGGGCACGCATACGGCGGCGACTGCGACCGGCGGGGCCAAGAAGTACGCCGAGCCGTACCGCTCCCGCCCAGCGGTCGGGCGAGCCGCCGGGCCGACCGGACAACACCGCGCCACCAGGCCGGGCCATGCCCCGCCGTTCACTCCCCCCGCTGGAACTCACCAGCCCCCAGTCCCTGAGCGCCCGCCAACTCCATGTCACCTACGGCGGCTTCACCGCCCTCGACGGAGTTTCCCTCGACATCCGGCCCGGTCGAGTGACCGCCGTCGTGGGACCCAACGGCGCCGGGAAGAGCACCCTCTTCCACTGTCTCGCCGGGACGCTGCGCCCTTCGAGCGGGAAGGTGCTGCTCGGGGGGCACGACATCACCCGGACGGCCGCGCACGCACGGACCCGGTCGGGTGTCGCGCGGACCTTTCAGCAGCTGGCGGTTTTCCCCTCGTTGACCGTGGCCGAAAACGTCCGGGTGGGCGCCGAGCAGGGACGGATCGCCGATCCGGGGGCCGTGGAGCGGGCGTTGCGACTGCTCGGGCTCGACGGGCCGGTGCGGGCGCTGCCCGCGGCGGGCCTGCCGACCGGGACCCTCCGGCGGGTAGAGCTGGCGCGGGCGCTCGCCGGGAGTCCACGGGTGCTGCTGCTCGACGAACCGGCGGCCGGACTCGACACCGGCGAAGTGAGCGCGCTGACCCGCGTGTTGCGGGCCCTCGCCGCGGACGGCATGGCTCTCCTCGTCGTGGAGCACGACCTCGACCTGGTCGCCGACCTGGCCCATACGGTCCATGTCATGGCGGCGGGGCGGATCGTCACCTCCGGCCCCGCCGACCGCGTTCTGGAGACGAGGCCCGGCGGATGA
- a CDS encoding ABC transporter substrate-binding protein, translating to MSRPAPAVESAALAVLLLLGTACGSRLPESDFENRSTPAQQGGTAPLRVGIITSATSPVGGSVFTGPRDGAKAYFDRLNSRGGIDGRRVEVRLCDDGGSGVGNNECVHKLVDEDQVVALVATTALDYAGASRVSHARVPDIGGQPIGPAYDTYPHLYGIYGSLAPRDGEVGWGGKLYGGTEVYRYFKREQGARTAAVVSYNQSASAAYARLVTQGLKAEGYKVVTEQVDFALPNFRAAAADLKEQGADLVFDAIDTHGNAQLCKAMDDVGAEVIAKVTNVQNWTSTVPTDYKDSPRCRNVLWATGSSRNYEDVSDAAVREFRDATKGLKEHSQWQLEGWAAAMWFADAAKSCGRVGVTRACVDDFMNHGEPYAAGGLLIPVPYERLAEPPKTRRACLSVARWQDGRGWVSQGNMNTNCFDVPQLSYRP from the coding sequence ATGAGTCGCCCGGCCCCGGCTGTTGAGTCGGCCGCCCTGGCCGTGCTGCTCCTTCTCGGCACGGCCTGCGGCAGCCGCCTCCCCGAGAGCGACTTCGAGAACCGTTCCACGCCCGCGCAACAAGGCGGCACCGCCCCGCTCCGCGTCGGCATCATCACCAGCGCCACCAGTCCCGTCGGCGGCTCGGTCTTCACCGGGCCGCGCGACGGGGCGAAGGCCTACTTCGACCGGCTCAACTCGCGCGGTGGGATCGATGGGCGGCGGGTCGAGGTGCGGCTGTGCGACGACGGCGGCAGCGGGGTCGGCAACAACGAGTGCGTGCACAAACTCGTCGACGAGGACCAGGTCGTCGCCCTCGTCGCCACCACCGCCCTCGACTACGCGGGCGCCTCCCGGGTGTCCCACGCGCGCGTGCCCGACATCGGGGGGCAGCCCATCGGTCCGGCGTACGACACGTATCCGCACCTCTACGGGATCTACGGCAGCCTCGCGCCCCGCGACGGCGAGGTGGGCTGGGGCGGGAAGTTGTACGGCGGCACCGAGGTCTACCGCTACTTCAAGCGTGAGCAGGGCGCCCGTACCGCCGCCGTCGTCTCCTACAACCAGTCCGCGTCGGCCGCCTACGCCCGGCTCGTCACCCAGGGGCTGAAGGCCGAGGGCTACAAGGTGGTCACCGAACAGGTCGACTTCGCGCTGCCCAACTTCCGTGCCGCCGCAGCCGACTTGAAGGAGCAGGGTGCCGATCTTGTGTTCGATGCCATCGACACGCATGGGAACGCGCAACTGTGCAAGGCCATGGACGACGTCGGTGCCGAGGTCATTGCCAAGGTGACCAATGTGCAGAACTGGACGTCCACCGTTCCCACCGACTACAAGGACTCGCCGCGGTGCCGGAACGTCCTGTGGGCTACCGGGTCCAGTCGTAACTACGAGGACGTGTCCGATGCGGCTGTACGGGAGTTCCGTGATGCGACCAAGGGGCTGAAGGAGCACTCCCAGTGGCAGTTGGAGGGGTGGGCGGCTGCCATGTGGTTTGCCGACGCGGCGAAGTCGTGTGGGCGCGTGGGGGTCACGCGGGCGTGCGTCGACGACTTCATGAACCATGGCGAGCCGTATGCCGCCGGCGGGTTGCTGATTCCCGTTCCCTACGAGCGCCTGGCCGAGCCGCCGAAGACCCGCCGGGCCTGTCTGTCGGTGGCCCGCTGGCAGGACGGTCGGGGCTGGGTCTCGCAGGGCAACATGAACACCAACTGCTTCGACGTGCCACAGCTGTCGTATCGGCCGTGA
- a CDS encoding helix-turn-helix transcriptional regulator produces MLETSARLLRLLSLLQAHREWSGADLADRLGVTPRTVRRDVDRLRELGYPVNASPGTGGGYQLGAGAELPPLLLDDDEAVAVAVGLRTAAGQGIEGIGEASVRALAKLEQVLPHRLRRRVGALNAFTVPMLRGPRPSAVDPGVLTELANACRDSERLRFEYRDHGGAATRRTVEPHRLVCTERRWYLVGWDVDRDDWRTFRVDRITPKPPHGPRFPPRTAPAEDLAAYVSQGVSTRAYASHAVVRLFVPLEEAAERISPSDGTLEAEGKDNCVLRTGAASLDVMVIHVMLMGFEFEIIEPAEFTEAIRTARDRLSRALERASAPAPRTPDGAGRTPGTRSGSGAA; encoded by the coding sequence ATGTTGGAGACATCGGCACGACTGCTGCGGCTGCTCTCGCTGTTGCAGGCTCACCGTGAATGGTCCGGGGCCGACCTGGCGGACCGGCTCGGGGTCACGCCCAGGACCGTCCGCAGGGATGTGGACCGGTTGCGCGAGCTGGGGTATCCCGTCAACGCCAGCCCCGGCACCGGCGGTGGCTACCAGCTGGGCGCGGGTGCGGAGTTGCCGCCGTTGCTGCTGGACGACGACGAGGCGGTGGCCGTGGCGGTGGGGCTGCGCACGGCTGCCGGGCAGGGCATCGAGGGCATCGGTGAGGCCTCCGTACGCGCCCTCGCCAAGCTCGAACAGGTGCTGCCGCACCGGCTGCGCCGCCGCGTGGGCGCCCTGAACGCGTTCACCGTGCCGATGCTGCGCGGCCCGCGGCCGTCGGCCGTCGACCCGGGCGTTCTCACCGAGCTGGCCAACGCCTGCCGCGACTCCGAGCGGCTGCGCTTCGAGTACCGCGACCACGGGGGCGCCGCCACCCGCCGTACCGTCGAACCGCACCGCCTGGTGTGCACCGAGCGCCGCTGGTACCTGGTCGGCTGGGACGTCGACCGCGACGACTGGCGTACGTTCCGGGTGGACCGCATCACGCCCAAGCCGCCGCACGGACCGCGCTTCCCGCCCCGTACGGCACCGGCCGAGGACCTGGCGGCGTACGTCTCCCAAGGCGTCTCCACGCGCGCGTACGCCTCACACGCGGTGGTCCGGCTGTTCGTGCCCTTGGAGGAGGCGGCCGAGCGGATCTCGCCTTCCGACGGGACGCTGGAGGCCGAGGGGAAGGACAACTGCGTACTGCGCACCGGGGCCGCGAGCCTCGACGTGATGGTCATTCACGTGATGCTGATGGGCTTCGAGTTCGAGATCATCGAACCCGCCGAGTTCACCGAGGCGATCAGGACGGCGCGGGACCGGCTGTCCCGGGCGCTGGAGCGGGCTTCGGCTCCAGCGCCGCGTACTCCGGATGGTGCAGGTCGAACGCCGGGGACTCGGAGCGGATCCGGGGCAGCGTGA
- the ctaD gene encoding aa3-type cytochrome oxidase subunit I → MGTDTAQAAARPVRQKRRPGRLVVDWLTTTDHKKIGHLYLITSFAFFLIGGLMALVMRAELARPGLQIVDNNQFNQLFTLHGTIMLLLFATPTFAGFANEIMPLQIGSPDVAFPRLNMLSYWFFLFGALIVLGSLAVPDGPAAFGWFAYAPLNSLERSPGIGADMWIMGLALAGFGTILGAVNFITTIVGMRAPGMTMFRLPIFTWNTLFTSILILFAFPVLAAALLVLEADRRFGSVVFDAANGGALLWQHLFWFFGHPEVYIIALPFFGIITEILPVFSRKPVFGYLTLVAATMTITGLSIVVWAHHMFATGAVLLPYFSFMSFLIAVPTGVKFFNWSGTMLKGSLSFETPMLWATGFLVTFLFGGLTGVILASPPLDFHVTDSYFVVAHFHYVVFGTVVFATFGGFYFWWPKLTGKMLDERLGKIQFWTLFVGFQTTFLVQHWLGAEGMPRRYADYLAADGFTTLNTISTIGAFLLGFSTLPFLYNVWKTAKYGTKVEVDDPWGFGRSLEWATSCPPPRHNFVTLPRIRSESPAFDLHHPEYAALEPKPAPAPGTAGPAPS, encoded by the coding sequence ATGGGGACGGACACCGCGCAGGCGGCGGCGCGACCCGTACGGCAGAAGCGGCGGCCGGGGCGACTGGTCGTGGACTGGCTGACCACCACGGACCACAAGAAGATCGGCCACCTCTACCTGATCACGTCGTTCGCCTTCTTCCTGATCGGCGGCCTGATGGCGCTGGTCATGCGCGCCGAACTCGCGCGGCCCGGCCTGCAGATCGTGGACAACAACCAGTTCAACCAGCTGTTCACCCTGCACGGCACGATCATGCTGCTGCTCTTCGCCACCCCGACCTTCGCCGGGTTCGCCAACGAGATCATGCCGCTGCAGATCGGCTCCCCCGACGTCGCGTTCCCGCGGCTGAACATGCTGTCGTACTGGTTCTTCCTCTTCGGCGCCCTGATCGTGCTCGGCTCGCTCGCGGTGCCCGACGGACCCGCGGCCTTCGGCTGGTTCGCCTACGCCCCGCTCAACAGCCTGGAGCGCTCGCCGGGCATCGGCGCCGACATGTGGATCATGGGGCTCGCGCTGGCCGGCTTCGGCACGATCCTCGGCGCGGTGAACTTCATTACGACCATCGTCGGGATGCGCGCCCCCGGCATGACGATGTTCCGGCTGCCGATCTTCACCTGGAACACCCTCTTCACCTCGATCCTCATCCTCTTCGCGTTCCCGGTGCTCGCGGCGGCGCTGCTGGTCCTGGAGGCGGACCGGCGGTTCGGATCGGTGGTGTTCGACGCGGCCAACGGCGGTGCGCTGCTGTGGCAGCACCTGTTCTGGTTCTTCGGGCATCCCGAGGTCTACATCATCGCGCTGCCGTTCTTCGGGATCATCACGGAGATCCTGCCGGTCTTCAGCCGGAAGCCGGTCTTCGGCTATCTGACGCTGGTCGCCGCGACCATGACGATCACCGGCCTCTCGATCGTCGTATGGGCGCACCACATGTTCGCGACCGGCGCGGTGCTGCTGCCGTACTTCTCTTTCATGTCGTTCCTGATCGCCGTGCCCACGGGTGTGAAGTTCTTCAACTGGTCCGGCACGATGCTCAAGGGATCCCTGTCCTTCGAGACACCCATGCTGTGGGCGACGGGCTTCCTGGTGACGTTCCTGTTCGGTGGTCTGACCGGGGTGATCCTGGCATCGCCGCCGTTGGACTTCCACGTCACGGACTCGTACTTCGTGGTCGCGCATTTCCACTACGTCGTCTTCGGCACGGTCGTCTTCGCGACGTTCGGCGGCTTCTACTTCTGGTGGCCCAAGCTCACCGGCAAGATGCTCGACGAACGGCTCGGCAAGATCCAGTTCTGGACGCTGTTCGTCGGCTTCCAGACCACGTTCCTGGTGCAGCACTGGCTGGGCGCCGAGGGCATGCCCCGCCGGTACGCGGACTATCTGGCCGCCGACGGCTTCACGACTCTCAACACCATCTCGACGATCGGCGCCTTCCTGCTGGGCTTCTCGACGCTGCCGTTCCTCTACAACGTCTGGAAGACCGCCAAGTACGGCACGAAGGTCGAGGTCGACGACCCGTGGGGCTTCGGCCGCTCCCTGGAGTGGGCCACCTCGTGTCCGCCGCCCCGGCACAACTTCGTCACGCTGCCCCGGATCCGCTCCGAGTCCCCGGCGTTCGACCTGCACCATCCGGAGTACGCGGCGCTGGAGCCGAAGCCCGCTCCAGCGCCCGGGACAGCCGGTCCCGCGCCGTCCTGA
- a CDS encoding I78 family peptidase inhibitor, with protein MAPITPPAEPQDSPESYVGLEARSAEQRAREHGWSSVRSLPPGAIITMEYRFGRLNFEVTDGRVTRCWKG; from the coding sequence ATGGCACCCATAACCCCTCCCGCGGAGCCCCAGGACAGTCCGGAGAGCTATGTCGGGCTGGAGGCGAGGAGCGCCGAGCAGCGTGCCCGGGAGCACGGCTGGTCCTCGGTGCGCTCGCTGCCGCCCGGCGCGATCATCACCATGGAATACCGCTTCGGCCGGCTGAACTTCGAGGTCACCGACGGCAGGGTGACCCGCTGCTGGAAGGGCTGA
- a CDS encoding phosphatase PAP2 family protein translates to MRTERNLTRLDRVFARLDREPERPAHIDVPKMSRHRVVLFGATLAFYVAIVWAVAITSWLVRFDWQVMFFRPYQQWPEIHAFLDYYVVLGQRGPTAVMVAAWLGWRSWRQHTLRPLLTLGASLLLLNITVGAAKLGMGRLGPHYAITIGSNEMGLGGDIFPSGHTANAVVTWGILAYLASTPRARRWLSALSAVTSLGVGLTTVYLGTHWLSDVLLGWAAGLLILLALPWVEPLIARAEAGLFTLRDAWRARGGRTAPAPAPSPVGAPVMVTQPIGADEEVPARETVGTGRSPRAPVYLAPGPHLARSERTPVTPVGSRRPPHADRVPRATTTTSARPLTGG, encoded by the coding sequence GTGCGTACCGAACGAAACCTCACCCGTCTGGACCGGGTCTTCGCCCGGCTGGACCGTGAGCCGGAACGACCGGCCCACATCGATGTGCCGAAGATGAGCCGGCACAGGGTTGTGCTCTTCGGAGCCACCCTGGCCTTCTACGTGGCCATTGTGTGGGCCGTGGCGATCACGTCGTGGCTGGTCCGGTTCGACTGGCAGGTCATGTTCTTCCGGCCCTATCAGCAGTGGCCGGAGATCCACGCGTTCCTCGACTACTACGTGGTGCTCGGCCAGCGTGGCCCCACCGCCGTGATGGTCGCCGCCTGGCTGGGCTGGCGCTCCTGGCGGCAGCACACCCTGCGCCCGCTGCTCACCCTGGGCGCCTCGCTGCTGCTGCTCAACATCACGGTCGGCGCCGCCAAGCTCGGCATGGGCCGCCTCGGCCCGCACTACGCCATCACGATCGGCTCGAACGAGATGGGACTCGGCGGCGATATATTCCCGTCGGGCCACACCGCCAATGCCGTCGTGACCTGGGGAATCCTGGCCTATCTGGCCTCGACCCCGAGGGCCAGACGCTGGCTGTCCGCGCTGTCCGCCGTGACCTCGCTCGGCGTCGGCCTCACCACCGTGTACCTCGGTACGCACTGGCTGAGCGATGTGCTCCTGGGCTGGGCCGCGGGTCTGCTGATCCTGCTGGCGCTGCCGTGGGTCGAGCCGCTGATCGCCCGCGCCGAAGCCGGGCTCTTCACGCTCCGCGACGCCTGGCGCGCCCGTGGCGGCCGTACGGCCCCGGCTCCGGCCCCTTCGCCGGTCGGCGCGCCCGTCATGGTCACGCAGCCCATCGGCGCGGACGAGGAGGTGCCGGCCCGCGAGACGGTCGGTACCGGCCGCTCGCCCCGGGCGCCCGTCTACCTGGCCCCCGGGCCGCACCTGGCCCGCTCCGAGCGCACCCCGGTGACCCCGGTCGGCAGCCGCCGCCCGCCGCACGCGGACCGGGTGCCGCGCGCGACCACGACGACCTCGGCCCGCCCCCTGACGGGCGGCTGA